A genomic region of Magnolia sinica isolate HGM2019 chromosome 6, MsV1, whole genome shotgun sequence contains the following coding sequences:
- the LOC131248924 gene encoding condensin-1 complex subunit CAP-D2-like, which translates to MRCVKQMERFIRLKSEQQDSVIDSRLPGVEDGVNKDSSMLDFGNLEQTRALVASLETCLRFSKCISSTMSTLVQLLSSSSATDVENTILLLMRCRQFQIDDSEACLRKMLPLVFSQDKSIQAAVEDAFITIYLMRNPIETAANLLSIAIESRIGDLAALEFIVGSLVSKGDISTSTVCLFDCHNFRYCFHQYDSLTLL; encoded by the exons ATGAGATGTGTGAAGCAGATGGAAAGGTTTATCAGGCTGAAGTCAGAGCAGCAAGACAGTGTTATTGATAGTCGTTTGCCTGGGGTGGAAGATGGGGTCAACAAGGATTCTTCCATGCTGGATTTTGGGAACCTGGAGCAGACCAGGGCCTTGGTTGCATCACTTGAGACTTGTTTGAGGTTCTCAAAGTGCATATCCTCCACAATGTCGACTCTGGTCCAACTGCTGTCTTCATCTTCTGCCACTGATGTTGAGAACACGATTCTTTTGCTGATGAGGTGCAGACAGTTCCAAATTGATGACTCTGAGGCTTGTCTCCGAAAAATGTTGCCACTT GTATTTTCGCAGGACAAGTCTATCCAAGCAGCTGTTGAGGATGCATTCATCACAATTTATTTGATGAGAAACCCTATAGAAACTGCTGCAAATCTATTGAGCATTGCTATAGAATCTAGGATCGGCGATCTAGCAGCTCTAGAATTTATAGTTGGTTCCTTGGTATCTAAGGGGGATATTTCTACAAGCACGGTATGTTTATTTGATTGTCATAATTTCAGGTACTGCTTCCATCAATATGATTCACTCACTTTGCTATAG